A stretch of Zootoca vivipara chromosome 13, rZooViv1.1, whole genome shotgun sequence DNA encodes these proteins:
- the LOC118077799 gene encoding angiogenin-2-like: MMPFKGSGLGLLTFLVSVLALGAYCAPNHQSFLNKHYDYPKSSVGNKYCDVMMKRRRLDRPCKDMNTFIHDTTNNIKAVCTESGGKDYGNGLRIALRPFTVTTCKHKGGSTRPPCKYSDNKSPRYIVIACNQNGEPVHFEEEIIVTV, translated from the coding sequence ATGATGCCTTTCAAGGGATCTGGCCTTGGGCTCCTCACCTTTCTGGTGTCTGTTCTGGCACTGGGAGCCTACTGTGCACCTAACCATCAGTCATTCTTAAACAAGCACTATGATTATCCCAAGAGCAGCGTTGGAAATAAGTATTGTGACGTCATGATGAAAAGACGTAGGCTGGACAGACCATGCAAGGACATGAACACCTTCATCCACGACACCACGAATAACATCAAAGCTGTGTGCACTGAATCTGGAGGAAAGGATTATGGGAACGGGCTGAGGATCGCCCTCCGCCCCTTCACTGTCACCACCTGCAAGCACAAAGGTGGCTCAACTCGCCCACCTTGCAAATATTCAGATAACAAATCGCCCAGATACATTGTCATTGCCTGTAATCAGAATGGAGAGCCTGTGCACTTCGAAGAAGAGATCATTGTCACAGTGTAA